In bacterium, the DNA window GTCGGCCGACCAGGAGGGGACATTGATCGTCCCCTGACCGCCGAAGAGGGTGGCCAGCACTTTCGGCTCGCCGCCGGCAGCCGGCATGATGCGCAGCAGGACATCCTTGTTGGCTGGATGACCCTGGACCGATTTGTCATAGGAAAGGAAAACCAGCCATTTTCCATCGGGTGAGGGATGGGCGAACCAGTCCCCATACGCATCCGTCGGGGTGAACTGGATTTGCTCTGACCCGTCGGCGCGCATCCGCCAGATCTTCATCTGACCGGTGCGGACCGAATTGAAATAGATAAATTGCCCGTCCGGAGAATAGTCCGGGCCGTCGTCAAGGCCCGGCGCGCTCGTCAACCGGGTCTCCTCACCGCCGGTGACCGGGATGGTATAGACATCAAACTCACCGCTGCGCTCGGCGCAGTAGGCCAGGGTTTGGCCGTCGGGCGACCAGCCGTGCCAGTAAGATGGGCCGTTTGGAGTGATCAGGCGCGGTTCGCTGCCGGTGGCCGGCAGGATGTAGATGCGCGATTGGCCATCCTCAGGATGGTGGCTGATGACCAACTCCCGGCCGTCGGGCGAGAGGCCGTGATCGTTGTTGCAGTGCACCGCAAATCCGGTGTCCAGCAGCTTCGGCTCGCCGCCAGCAGCCGGCAGCGTATAGATCCGCCCGCCGCTGTTGTAATAGAGCAGATCATCACGGCTCCAGTTCGGGGCCTCGAAATGTTCGCGGGCTCTGCGGACGATGGTGCGCACGCCGCTGGCGGTGTCGATGGTCTCGAGGGTGCTCTCCACCACCCGGTCTTCGGTTTTGACGGAGCCACGCTGCACGAATTCCACGCCGGAAACGTGCGCCGTCTCACGGGTGGTCGAATCGTGCGAGCAGACCGCCAGACCGGCATAGACCTTATCAGGCATCGGGACGGAGATCGTCCCGATCGGGATCACGGCGCCTTCTTTGGTGAGGGTGAGCGTGAACTGGCTGCCAGTGCGCTCGAGCAGCAGAACGGCCGGCGCTCGGACCGGTGCGGCCACCTCGAGGGTCGGCCCCCCCTTGATCAGGCGGTACTGCAGTGAAATCAGGCCATCACCATGCACCATGGCATCGGCATAGGGATCGTCCGCCGCCAGCCCTGCGCGCACCATCCATCCCGCCTTGCGGTGGGGATGGCGGCCTTTTCCTTGCCAGCTGATTTCACTGCGCAGGTCGAGATCCCCGCTCGCCTCGCGCCAGAGATAGAAAAAGGCGTCGTGAACATTCCAGATGTTGTCCCCGCTGCCGCGCAGGGTGTAGGTCCCCTTGCGTGCATCGAACGCGGCCGAACCACGCCGGGCGATCTGGCCGACATCGGTTTTACCTTGAAACAGCCCCAGTCCGCCGGCCAGCGTTGGGCCCGTCAACAAAAATCCAATCCCCAAAAGACAGAGCAGGTTGCGCATCGCCATCTCCAGCTAAAATTCACCTTGCAAACCCAGTGTAAAGGTGCGCATCGGCATCAGGTTGCTCTCCATCGGCGCGTAATTGTATTGGCCGAGATTGAGGACGCCGAACTTGAAGCTCAGACCGCGCCAGTCATAGCTGAAGCGCACATCCCAGAATTTCATCGGCACGCGGTCATTGATCGGATAAATTTTTACCTGCTGGATTCGGCTGGCGTAGCGGTACTCGACCTGGATCTGGGCTTTGGCGACGCGCAAGCCCGCTTTGCCGGAGGCGATCAGCTTGGGCCGGTAGGGCAGCGGATCGTGATACTCGAGTTCTTCGTGGTCCATGGCGGTGGCGGTCAGCTGCAGACTGGGCGTGATGGGCAGGCTCCGGAAGGAAAAGGGCCAGCTGAAATTGGTAGTCGCCTCGATACCCATGATGCGCGCTCGCGGAATGTTGCGGAACTGCACCTGGCCGCGGATCAGATCCATGTGCGCTTCGATCAGTTCCCAGTATTCATTGTCGAAGAGTGAAACGTCGACATTCCAGTTGTCGGTGAGGTACTGGCGCACACCGAGATCGTAGGCCCAGGAGCTCTCCGCCTTGAGGCCGGGATTGGCGACGATCTTGAAGTTCATGATCGCCAGCTCGAGAAAACGCTCGATGATGGTGGCAGCGCGGAAGCCGCTGCCCGCCGAGGCGCGCAGACTGGTCTTAGCCCAGGGCTGCCAGTTGATACCGACGCGGGGACTGAACAAGTCCTCCTTGAGGCCGCCGACCAGCTGATAACGGTCGTAGCGGAAGCCGAGGGTCGTGCGCAGATTGCTCCGCATCTTCCACTCGTCCTGGAGGAAAGGTCCGATGAAATAACCCTTGTGGTCGCCGAAATATTTGGTCGAGCCGGCGTCGTGCTGGAACTGGACGCCGGCGGTGACGGTGTGGTTGAACTGCGGGATCCAGTCGGCCTGGGCCTCCAGCCCTTCACCGTAGGCGGGATTAAAGTTGCCGCCCGCGCCGAACTGGTTGCCCATCAGAGTGCGCACCAGGCTGGCGCGGAAATTCATCGCGAAGGTCGGCGAGAAAGGGACGATCAGCTTGGCGTAGCTGTTGAGCTGATTGGTGCGGGCATGATTGCCGAGGTTGCGGGGATCGACCTCATAGGGATCGTTGGGCCCTCTCCACTGCACGAAAAAGCCGCGGTCGATGTGGCTGTAGGCGTTATAAAAGGTCCACTTGGCGCCGCCGGGAAACTGGTAATCGAACTTGCCGGTGAGGTTGAATTTGACTGCGTCACCGAGTTGGGTATAACCGGTGGTCATAAAGCGGCCGAGCGAGATGCGCCCGCCGAAACGGCCGATGCGGCGGCTGTAGCTGAGGTCCTCGCGCGTATAGTGCAGCCGATTGGGATCGGTCCACTGCCACTCTTCATAGAGCGGCTTGTCATAGCGGGCGGCGGTGTAAGAGAAGAGCAGCCTGCCCTTTGGATCCGGCTCCTTGGTTAGGACGTTAACCACGCCGCCGAGGGCCGAGGCACCCCAGAGGGTCGAACCGGCGCCTTTGACGACCTCGATCTGTTCGATGTCCAGCGGCGGCAGCATGTCCCAGTTGAACTCGCCGGTGTCGCTGGCGTAGACCGGCACGCCATCGAGGAGGAGCAGCACCTTGTTGCCGGCGCCGAAGGTGTAGCCGGTCGAGCC includes these proteins:
- a CDS encoding TonB-dependent receptor produces the protein MTSRTLQLAFLIALFPALLLAQATLRGRVTDQESGQPLPGANVQVQGTLRGAVADANGRFLITQVPEGIYAVRASMMGYRSRLLEKISLSSSREVVLDIKLKPTPIEMDPVVISAGKTQQSLDQAPVSLSVVSSLEIKQRSATNIQDALESAPGVHFVGNQINIRGSTGYTFGAGNKVLLLLDGVPVYASDTGEFNWDMLPPLDIEQIEVVKGAGSTLWGASALGGVVNVLTKEPDPKGRLLFSYTAARYDKPLYEEWQWTDPNRLHYTREDLSYSRRIGRFGGRISLGRFMTTGYTQLGDAVKFNLTGKFDYQFPGGAKWTFYNAYSHIDRGFFVQWRGPNDPYEVDPRNLGNHARTNQLNSYAKLIVPFSPTFAMNFRASLVRTLMGNQFGAGGNFNPAYGEGLEAQADWIPQFNHTVTAGVQFQHDAGSTKYFGDHKGYFIGPFLQDEWKMRSNLRTTLGFRYDRYQLVGGLKEDLFSPRVGINWQPWAKTSLRASAGSGFRAATIIERFLELAIMNFKIVANPGLKAESSWAYDLGVRQYLTDNWNVDVSLFDNEYWELIEAHMDLIRGQVQFRNIPRARIMGIEATTNFSWPFSFRSLPITPSLQLTATAMDHEELEYHDPLPYRPKLIASGKAGLRVAKAQIQVEYRYASRIQQVKIYPINDRVPMKFWDVRFSYDWRGLSFKFGVLNLGQYNYAPMESNLMPMRTFTLGLQGEF